In one window of Nocardiopsis aegyptia DNA:
- a CDS encoding MBL fold metallo-hydrolase, whose translation MPDVPPVEDIGDGVWSLPVPIPGNPLGFTYVYLLTGSEGPVLVDTGWNHDESWDALVEGVKQTGHTMDQIRGAVLTHFHPDHTGLVGRLREHSDAWTAMHPADIAVTERLAAASETERADSIADQLLLAGFPAEDLDAFRADPHVLAPPAVPDLVLADGATVDLPGRDLRAVWTPGHTPGHLCLHLADGGLLFTGDHVLPRITPHVGQFPLDSPDGDPLGDFLRSQDRVSRLPGADRLLCLPSHETRFRGTPARAGEITAHHEERLDQIAALLGDGPATLWDVTSRLPWRRSWSDMRLMARHMAASETAAHLRTLEERRRAARTTSPGPGTAPLPRWVAVRSSGRPA comes from the coding sequence ATGCCTGACGTTCCCCCGGTCGAGGACATCGGCGACGGCGTGTGGAGCCTGCCGGTCCCCATCCCCGGCAACCCGCTCGGCTTCACCTACGTCTACCTGCTCACCGGCTCCGAGGGCCCCGTCCTCGTCGACACCGGCTGGAACCACGACGAGTCCTGGGACGCCCTCGTCGAAGGCGTCAAACAGACCGGCCACACCATGGACCAGATCCGCGGAGCCGTCCTCACCCACTTCCACCCCGACCACACCGGGCTCGTCGGGCGGCTGCGCGAGCACTCCGACGCCTGGACCGCCATGCACCCGGCCGACATCGCCGTCACCGAGCGCCTGGCCGCGGCGAGCGAGACCGAACGCGCCGACTCCATCGCCGACCAACTCCTCCTCGCCGGATTCCCCGCCGAGGACCTCGACGCCTTCCGCGCCGACCCCCACGTCCTCGCCCCGCCGGCCGTGCCCGACCTCGTCCTCGCCGACGGTGCCACCGTCGACCTGCCCGGACGCGACCTGCGCGCGGTATGGACACCGGGCCACACCCCCGGCCACCTGTGCCTGCACCTGGCCGACGGCGGACTCCTCTTCACCGGCGACCACGTCCTTCCGCGCATCACCCCGCACGTGGGCCAGTTCCCCCTCGACTCCCCCGACGGCGACCCGCTGGGCGACTTCCTGCGCTCCCAGGATCGCGTGAGCCGCCTGCCCGGCGCCGACCGCCTCCTGTGCCTTCCCTCACACGAGACCCGCTTCCGCGGCACCCCCGCACGCGCGGGCGAGATCACCGCCCACCACGAGGAGCGCCTCGACCAGATCGCCGCCCTGCTCGGCGACGGCCCCGCCACCCTGTGGGACGTCACCTCCCGACTGCCCTGGCGGCGCTCCTGGTCGGACATGCGGCTGATGGCGCGCCACATGGCCGCCTCGGAGACCGCCGCCCACCTGCGCACGCTGGAGGAGCGCCGGCGCGCCGCCCGGACCACCTCCCCGGGCCCCGGCACCGCGCCCCTGCCGCGCTGGGTCGCCGTTCGCTCCTCCGGGCGCCCCGCATAG
- a CDS encoding class I SAM-dependent methyltransferase, with amino-acid sequence MGCGGGRHAFEIYRRGADVVAFDQNVGDLAEVDTMFAAMRAEGEAPEGATAETVKGDALDMPFDDASFDRVVAAEIFEHLPHDTAAMRELFRVLKPGGIAAVTVPSFLPERLCWALSEQYHTNEGGHIRIYTRAELEAKLKATGFEIGPHHHAHALHAPYWWIKCAVGTDNDDHPLAQAYHRMLVWDMLQAPKVTRVAERLLNPVIGKSVVVYVRKPRTAA; translated from the coding sequence CTGGGCTGCGGCGGTGGCCGCCACGCCTTCGAGATCTACCGCCGCGGCGCCGACGTCGTGGCCTTCGACCAGAACGTCGGCGACCTCGCCGAGGTCGACACCATGTTCGCGGCCATGCGCGCCGAGGGTGAGGCCCCCGAGGGCGCGACCGCCGAGACCGTCAAGGGCGACGCCCTGGACATGCCCTTCGACGACGCGAGCTTCGACCGCGTCGTGGCCGCCGAGATCTTCGAGCACCTGCCGCACGACACCGCCGCGATGCGGGAACTGTTCCGCGTGCTCAAGCCCGGCGGGATCGCGGCGGTGACGGTACCGAGCTTCCTGCCCGAACGCCTGTGCTGGGCGCTGTCGGAGCAGTACCACACCAACGAGGGCGGGCACATCCGCATCTACACGCGCGCCGAACTGGAGGCCAAGCTCAAGGCCACCGGGTTCGAGATCGGCCCGCACCACCACGCGCACGCCCTGCACGCGCCGTACTGGTGGATCAAGTGCGCGGTGGGCACCGACAACGACGACCACCCGCTGGCCCAGGCCTACCACCGGATGCTGGTATGGGACATGCTCCAGGCCCCGAAGGTCACCCGCGTGGCCGAGCGGCTGCTCAACCCGGTGATCGGCAAGAGCGTCGTGGTGTACGTGCGCAAGCCGCGTACCGCCGCCTGA
- a CDS encoding TetR family transcriptional regulator, translating into MAVHASPSGAMSRTQTQRRKRIVQTAAALAVRGGVEAMQMRSVAERAGVALGTLYRYFPSKMDLVVAVVTEELDLLEGGIVRRPPTADTPAGRAVDVFLRATRGLMREPELADALVRSLIMAEVKMELDVRISDLVWRVATGALEGARAAGHGAEGEGEDSGTAAGTSVDRESTGYVLVSSLTSVWIFELVEILKGRRDVDEVERRLHVAAERLLASF; encoded by the coding sequence GTGGCGGTGCACGCATCACCGAGTGGAGCGATGTCGCGAACCCAGACCCAGCGCCGCAAGCGCATCGTCCAGACGGCGGCCGCGCTGGCCGTGCGCGGAGGTGTGGAGGCCATGCAGATGCGCTCGGTCGCCGAGCGCGCGGGAGTCGCCCTGGGCACCCTCTACCGGTACTTCCCCTCCAAGATGGACCTCGTGGTGGCCGTGGTCACCGAGGAACTCGACCTGTTGGAGGGCGGGATCGTCCGGCGCCCGCCGACCGCCGACACCCCCGCCGGCCGCGCCGTCGACGTCTTCCTGCGCGCCACCCGGGGGCTGATGCGCGAGCCCGAACTCGCCGACGCGCTGGTCCGCTCGCTCATCATGGCCGAGGTCAAGATGGAGCTGGACGTGCGGATCTCCGACCTCGTGTGGCGGGTGGCCACCGGTGCCCTGGAGGGCGCGAGGGCCGCCGGGCACGGGGCCGAGGGTGAGGGCGAGGACTCCGGTACCGCCGCCGGGACCAGTGTCGACCGGGAGAGCACCGGCTACGTGCTGGTGAGCTCACTGACCAGCGTGTGGATCTTCGAGCTGGTGGAGATCCTCAAGGGCCGCCGCGACGTCGACGAGGTGGAGCGCCGGCTGCACGTGGCCGCCGAACGCCTGCTCGCCTCCTTCTGA
- a CDS encoding glycosyltransferase family 4 protein, protein MTQSGHSTGPSPRPADDRPLRVALLSYRSKEHCGGQGVYVRHLSRELAALGHQVTVFSGQPYPVLDEGVTLEKVPSLDLYNDVDPFTTPPVREWRDWIDVLEVATMWTAGFPEPLTFSLRANRALRRRLADFDVVHDNQTLGWGLLGVRAAGLPLVTTIHHPISVDRRIELAEARGLQKLSKRRWYGFVSMQARVARRLDPILVPSRSSADDIAREFGVDPATMEVTPLGVDTRYFHPRPEVERVPGRIVCTASADSPLKGVGTLLRAAAKLATEREVSLTIVSRPKPGGPTDRLVDELGLRDRVEFVNGIDDTALATLIASAQVAVVPSFYEGFSLPAVEAMACATPLVASHAGALPEVVGTDGDAGRLVPPGDPDVLAGALGALLDDDRERDRMGAAAWRRVQERFTWSAVAELTARRYADTIAAVTGRRPADGDTRPASARARANGA, encoded by the coding sequence TTGACCCAGTCGGGCCACAGCACGGGACCGTCCCCCCGGCCTGCCGACGACCGCCCCCTGCGCGTCGCCCTGCTCTCCTACCGGAGCAAGGAGCACTGCGGCGGCCAGGGCGTCTACGTCCGCCACCTCTCCCGGGAACTGGCCGCGCTCGGCCACCAGGTCACCGTCTTCTCCGGCCAGCCCTACCCCGTCCTCGACGAGGGCGTCACCCTGGAGAAGGTCCCCTCCCTGGACCTCTACAACGACGTCGACCCCTTCACCACCCCGCCCGTGCGCGAGTGGCGTGACTGGATCGACGTCCTGGAGGTCGCCACCATGTGGACCGCCGGCTTCCCCGAGCCCCTCACCTTCTCGCTGCGCGCCAACCGCGCGCTGCGCCGCCGCCTGGCCGACTTCGACGTCGTCCACGACAACCAGACCCTCGGCTGGGGCCTGCTCGGCGTCCGGGCCGCCGGCCTACCGCTGGTCACCACCATCCACCACCCCATCAGCGTGGACCGCCGCATCGAACTCGCCGAGGCCCGCGGCCTGCAGAAGCTGTCCAAGCGCCGCTGGTACGGGTTCGTGTCCATGCAGGCCAGGGTCGCCCGCAGACTCGACCCGATCCTCGTCCCCTCCCGTTCCTCCGCCGACGACATCGCCCGCGAGTTCGGCGTCGACCCCGCCACCATGGAGGTCACCCCGCTCGGCGTCGACACCCGCTACTTCCACCCCCGCCCCGAGGTCGAACGCGTCCCCGGCCGCATCGTGTGCACCGCAAGCGCCGACAGCCCCCTCAAGGGCGTGGGAACCCTGCTGCGCGCCGCCGCCAAACTCGCCACCGAGCGCGAGGTCTCCCTGACCATCGTCAGCCGCCCCAAACCGGGCGGCCCCACCGACCGGCTCGTGGACGAACTGGGCCTGCGCGACCGCGTCGAGTTCGTCAACGGCATCGACGACACCGCCCTGGCCACCCTCATCGCCTCCGCCCAGGTCGCGGTCGTCCCCTCCTTCTACGAGGGCTTCTCCCTGCCCGCCGTGGAGGCGATGGCCTGCGCGACCCCGCTGGTCGCCAGCCACGCCGGCGCCCTGCCCGAGGTCGTCGGCACCGACGGCGACGCCGGGCGCCTGGTCCCCCCGGGCGACCCCGACGTCCTGGCCGGGGCGCTCGGCGCCCTCCTGGACGACGACCGGGAGCGCGACCGCATGGGCGCCGCCGCCTGGCGGCGTGTCCAGGAACGCTTCACCTGGAGCGCCGTCGCCGAACTCACCGCCCGGCGCTACGCCGACACCATCGCCGCCGTCACGGGCCGCCGCCCCGCCGACGGCGACACCCGGCCCGCCTCCGCGCGGGCCCGCGCGAACGGCGCCTGA
- a CDS encoding glucosidase family protein: MGAAAPAAEALRLPGLLSAEELIRSADYLVHSQEPDGALPWFPGGHTDVWDHVECAMALTVTGTAVPAHAEAARRAYRWLERTRLPDGGWPAKFRQGRAVTGLREANHAAYPAVGLFHHLLTTGDSGFAARMWPVVDSGLEFVLALRGEHGEILWARDEDGSAGDHALLTVCASVHHALRCGAALGARLGHDRPEWTAAADTLAVLINEHEDLFADRARFSMDWFYPVLGGAVRGVAAKERIRDRWDRFVVAGLGVRCVSDQPWVTAAESSELVLALAAMGEHETAVRILREVQHLRDADDGVYWTGYQFAEQVRWPVERSTWTSAAVILAVDALTRTTEGSRIFLHTWDDTPRP; encoded by the coding sequence ATGGGGGCCGCCGCCCCCGCCGCCGAGGCCCTGCGCCTGCCGGGCCTGCTCAGCGCCGAGGAGCTGATCCGCTCCGCCGACTACCTGGTGCACAGCCAGGAGCCCGACGGGGCGCTCCCGTGGTTCCCGGGCGGGCACACCGACGTGTGGGACCACGTCGAGTGCGCCATGGCCCTGACCGTGACCGGCACGGCCGTGCCCGCGCACGCCGAGGCCGCCCGCCGCGCCTACCGGTGGCTGGAGCGGACCCGGCTCCCGGACGGCGGCTGGCCGGCCAAGTTCCGCCAGGGCAGGGCCGTGACCGGGCTGCGCGAGGCCAACCACGCCGCCTACCCCGCGGTCGGCCTGTTCCACCACCTGCTCACCACCGGCGACTCCGGCTTCGCCGCACGGATGTGGCCCGTGGTGGACAGCGGGCTGGAGTTCGTGCTGGCCCTGCGCGGGGAGCACGGCGAGATCCTGTGGGCACGCGACGAGGACGGCTCCGCGGGGGACCACGCCCTGCTCACGGTGTGCGCGAGCGTGCACCACGCACTGCGCTGCGGTGCCGCGCTCGGCGCCCGGCTCGGCCACGACCGCCCCGAGTGGACGGCCGCCGCCGACACGCTGGCCGTGCTCATCAACGAGCACGAGGACCTGTTCGCCGACCGCGCCCGCTTCTCGATGGACTGGTTCTATCCCGTCCTGGGCGGCGCGGTGCGCGGGGTGGCCGCCAAGGAGCGCATCCGGGACCGCTGGGACCGGTTCGTGGTGGCCGGACTGGGCGTGCGCTGCGTGAGCGACCAGCCGTGGGTCACCGCGGCGGAGTCCTCGGAGCTGGTGCTGGCCCTGGCCGCCATGGGCGAGCACGAGACGGCGGTCCGGATCCTGCGCGAGGTCCAGCACCTGCGCGACGCCGACGACGGCGTCTACTGGACGGGCTACCAGTTCGCCGAACAGGTGCGCTGGCCCGTCGAGCGGAGTACGTGGACCTCGGCGGCGGTGATCCTGGCGGTGGACGCCCTCACCCGCACCACGGAGGGCTCCCGGATCTTCCTGCACACCTGGGACGACACCCCGCGACCGTGA